In Sphingomonas sp. R1, a single genomic region encodes these proteins:
- a CDS encoding LOG family protein: MSDTRVPSRVFRPAQQEAEAANTATGTPQTEHPAYRLAFQDMDFLLREDLRPVRFQLELLKPQLLLDEANIASTFVIYGSARIPEPAKAEAVLALAETKQQKRIAESLVAKSKYYDVARELGRLASNFPLDASGKRHFVVTSGGGPSIMEAANRGAQDVGAETIGLNIVLPHEQAPNPYVTPGLSMQFHYFALRKMHFLLHARAVAVFPGGFGTFDESFELLTLIQTGKVDPIPVLFYGKEFWNRVVNFEALCDEGVISPRDLNLFRFCETAEEGWEIVQDFWRNKETAQG; the protein is encoded by the coding sequence ATGAGCGATACGAGAGTCCCGTCGCGCGTCTTCCGCCCTGCCCAGCAGGAAGCCGAGGCCGCCAACACCGCCACCGGCACGCCCCAGACCGAGCACCCCGCATACCGGCTCGCCTTTCAGGACATGGATTTCCTGCTGCGCGAGGACCTGCGGCCGGTGCGCTTCCAGCTGGAACTGCTGAAGCCCCAGCTCCTGCTCGACGAGGCGAACATTGCGTCGACTTTCGTGATCTACGGCTCGGCCCGCATCCCCGAGCCCGCAAAGGCCGAGGCCGTGCTGGCGCTCGCCGAGACCAAGCAGCAGAAGCGCATCGCCGAAAGCCTGGTCGCCAAGTCCAAATATTATGACGTGGCGCGCGAACTGGGTCGGCTTGCCAGCAACTTTCCGCTGGATGCATCCGGGAAGCGGCACTTCGTGGTCACCTCGGGCGGCGGTCCGTCGATCATGGAAGCGGCCAATCGCGGCGCGCAGGACGTGGGCGCGGAGACGATCGGCCTCAACATCGTGCTCCCGCACGAGCAGGCGCCGAACCCCTATGTCACCCCCGGCCTCAGCATGCAGTTCCACTATTTCGCGCTACGGAAAATGCACTTCCTGCTGCATGCCCGCGCGGTGGCGGTGTTCCCGGGCGGCTTCGGCACCTTCGACGAAAGCTTCGAATTGCTGACGCTGATCCAGACCGGCAAGGTCGATCCGATCCCGGTGCTGTTCTACGGCAAGGAGTTCTGGAACCGCGTCGTCAACTTCGAGGCACTGTGCGACGAGGGCGTGATCTCGCCGCGCGACCTGAACCTCTTCCGCTTCTGCGAAACCGCCGAGGAAGGCTGGGAGATCGTCCAGGACTTCTGGCGGAACAAGGAAACGGCGCAGGGCTGA
- a CDS encoding YdeI/OmpD-associated family protein, which produces MRARAHAAVPQVEESIKWARPAFMLGGRPFAMMVAFKAHCSFGFWEHAAASWNRDHAAEQVEQFRRITSLADLPDASTFEAMVRAAAGRLFSGEGPSRPPRRPRPDLPVPPELLGALANDAAARATFDAFPPSARRDYCEWISEAKRPETRARRAGQAIAWLRAGKRHNWKYA; this is translated from the coding sequence ATGCGCGCCCGAGCGCACGCCGCGGTACCGCAGGTCGAAGAATCGATAAAATGGGCGCGCCCCGCCTTCATGCTCGGCGGACGGCCTTTCGCAATGATGGTCGCATTCAAGGCCCATTGCAGTTTCGGCTTCTGGGAACATGCGGCCGCGTCGTGGAATAGGGACCACGCGGCCGAGCAGGTCGAGCAGTTCCGTCGCATCACCAGTCTCGCGGATCTGCCGGACGCGTCGACCTTTGAGGCGATGGTGCGGGCGGCTGCCGGCCGCCTGTTCAGCGGCGAAGGCCCCAGCCGACCGCCGCGCCGGCCCCGTCCGGACCTGCCGGTACCTCCGGAACTGCTGGGCGCGCTTGCGAACGATGCCGCGGCCCGCGCCACCTTCGATGCCTTTCCGCCCAGCGCGCGTCGGGACTATTGCGAGTGGATCAGCGAGGCCAAGCGTCCCGAGACCCGCGCCCGCCGTGCCGGGCAAGCGATCGCGTGGCTGCGTGCGGGCAAGCGGCACAACTGGAAGTACGCGTGA
- a CDS encoding sensor histidine kinase — MLLVATAWILLLLVGGGLALDRVLTGAITRNFDDQLDYLVSSMIVSAELDSNGDVRMTRELADQRFLEPNSGAYWQISGEGREPFYSRSLWDRRLKVDAVHNDRDVHFYDSNQFPEQKLRIAERDLKLPGSPVRWRFQVAQSRDVLNAQIATVRRTLVRSFALLGLGLVAMAALQTWYGLRPLRKVRREIASLRAGHTKRIGGPLPAEVGPMVDELNALVDHNDRQAEEARRHAGNLAHALKTPLSVIMNAAAAGQADLPDTVIREARTMRRQIDHHLARARAVGRRGSAHSRAEVWPSIEAVERAVARLYPNVRIDVDGVKDAIAHIERQDLDEILGNLVENAAKYGGGSVFVTARLESGFVEILVEDDGVGIPEADRIRIFDRGVRLDTGKPGTGLGLAIVRDVAELYGGTVSLEESEDLGGLMVRLRLPAAG; from the coding sequence ATGCTGCTGGTGGCGACCGCCTGGATCCTGCTGCTCCTCGTCGGCGGCGGTCTGGCGCTCGACCGCGTGCTGACTGGTGCGATCACCCGCAATTTCGACGACCAGCTCGATTATCTCGTCTCGTCGATGATCGTCTCGGCCGAGCTGGACAGCAACGGCGACGTGCGCATGACGCGCGAGCTTGCCGACCAGCGCTTTCTGGAACCCAATTCCGGCGCCTATTGGCAGATCAGCGGCGAGGGACGCGAGCCCTTCTATTCCCGCTCGCTCTGGGATCGGCGGCTCAAGGTCGATGCGGTCCACAATGATCGCGACGTCCATTTCTACGACAGCAACCAGTTTCCCGAACAGAAGCTGCGAATCGCCGAGCGCGACCTGAAGCTGCCCGGATCCCCGGTGCGCTGGCGCTTCCAGGTGGCGCAGAGCCGCGACGTGCTCAACGCGCAGATCGCGACCGTGCGTCGCACGCTGGTGCGCAGCTTCGCGCTGCTCGGGCTGGGGCTGGTGGCGATGGCGGCGCTGCAGACCTGGTACGGCCTGCGCCCGTTGCGAAAGGTCCGCCGCGAGATTGCCAGCCTCCGGGCCGGGCACACCAAGCGGATCGGCGGCCCGCTTCCGGCCGAAGTCGGCCCGATGGTCGATGAACTCAACGCGCTGGTCGATCATAATGACCGCCAGGCCGAGGAGGCCCGGCGCCATGCCGGCAACCTGGCCCACGCGCTCAAGACCCCGCTCAGCGTGATCATGAACGCCGCCGCCGCCGGCCAGGCCGATCTGCCCGATACGGTGATCCGCGAGGCGCGGACGATGCGGCGGCAGATCGACCACCATCTCGCCCGTGCCCGCGCGGTGGGCCGCCGCGGCAGCGCCCATAGCCGGGCAGAGGTATGGCCGTCGATCGAGGCGGTCGAGCGGGCCGTTGCGCGGCTCTATCCGAATGTGCGCATCGACGTCGACGGAGTGAAGGACGCCATCGCGCATATCGAGCGACAGGATCTGGACGAGATTCTGGGGAACCTGGTCGAGAACGCTGCCAAATATGGCGGCGGCAGCGTGTTCGTCACCGCGCGGCTGGAATCGGGCTTTGTCGAGATCCTCGTCGAGGATGACGGCGTCGGCATTCCGGAAGCGGACCGCATCCGAATCTTCGATCGCGGCGTGCGACTGGATACGGGCAAGCCCGGGACTGGGCTGGGCCTCGCCATCGTGCGCGACGTCGCCGAGCTCTATGGCGGTACCGTCAGCCTCGAAGAGAGCGAGGATCTGGGCGGCCTGATGGTGCGCCTGCGCCTGCCCGCCGCGGGCTGA
- a CDS encoding LLM class flavin-dependent oxidoreductase — translation MTAFSLLDLVPVVQGGTVGQALANAADLAAHAERLGFQRYWMAEHHGMEGIASAATAVVIAHVGHATRTIRIGAGGIMLPNHSPLQVAEAFGTLDALFPGRVDLGLGRAPGSDQRVSAAIRRTLDSDGNAFPQNVMELQSYFADDGRTGIRATPGAGANVRLWILGSSTYGAQLAAALGLPYAFASHFAPAQMDEAIAAYRRNFRASETLAKPHVMLGFNVFAADSDEEGEYLASSQQQAFVAIRTTGRGIQLPPPVEGYRAGLGTQGNAVLDHVLSASAIGGPEKVRREIAAFLERTQADELMLTSAMYDHQARKRSLAIAAEAMRAVEPA, via the coding sequence ATGACTGCTTTTTCGCTGCTCGATCTGGTGCCCGTCGTCCAAGGCGGCACCGTGGGCCAGGCGCTCGCCAACGCCGCCGATCTCGCCGCCCATGCCGAACGCCTCGGCTTCCAGCGCTACTGGATGGCAGAGCATCACGGCATGGAAGGGATCGCCAGCGCCGCCACCGCGGTGGTGATCGCGCATGTCGGCCATGCGACCCGCACCATCCGCATCGGCGCGGGCGGCATCATGCTGCCCAACCATTCGCCGCTCCAGGTAGCCGAAGCCTTTGGCACGCTCGACGCGCTGTTCCCCGGGCGCGTCGATCTGGGTCTCGGTCGCGCGCCGGGATCGGACCAGCGGGTGTCCGCCGCGATCCGCCGCACGCTGGACAGCGACGGCAACGCCTTCCCGCAGAACGTGATGGAGCTGCAAAGCTACTTCGCCGATGACGGCCGCACCGGCATCCGTGCGACGCCGGGGGCGGGCGCGAACGTCAGGCTGTGGATCCTCGGCTCCAGCACCTATGGGGCGCAGCTCGCCGCCGCCCTCGGGCTGCCCTATGCCTTTGCCTCGCACTTCGCACCCGCCCAGATGGACGAAGCGATCGCCGCCTATCGCCGGAATTTCCGCGCGTCGGAAACGCTGGCCAAGCCGCACGTGATGCTGGGCTTCAACGTGTTCGCCGCCGACAGCGACGAGGAAGGCGAATATCTCGCCAGCTCGCAGCAACAGGCCTTTGTCGCGATCCGGACGACGGGGCGCGGCATCCAGCTGCCGCCGCCGGTGGAGGGCTATCGCGCCGGCCTTGGCACGCAGGGTAACGCGGTGCTCGACCATGTCCTGTCCGCATCGGCGATCGGCGGGCCGGAAAAGGTGCGGCGCGAGATCGCGGCATTTCTCGAGCGCACCCAGGCCGACGAGCTGATGCTCACCAGCGCGATGTACGATCACCAGGCGCGCAAGCGCAGCCTGGCGATCGCCGCGGAGGCGATGCGGGCGGTCGAGCCCGCCTGA
- a CDS encoding ExbD/TolR family protein, whose translation MRKFVPASDPMPIGAINVTPFIDVMLVLLIVMILSIPVMTHKVPVDLPQGDPGITDNATHRLAIDKDGTLFWDGARLAEAALPARLAGLRTDAAVLELQTDPETRYDRFDTVLATIKRANIVKLGFVGNQPLKD comes from the coding sequence ATGCGCAAGTTCGTACCCGCGTCCGACCCCATGCCGATCGGCGCGATCAACGTGACGCCGTTCATCGACGTGATGCTGGTGCTGCTGATCGTGATGATCCTCAGTATCCCCGTGATGACCCACAAGGTCCCGGTGGACCTGCCGCAGGGCGATCCCGGAATCACCGACAATGCGACGCACCGCCTCGCCATCGACAAGGACGGCACGCTGTTCTGGGACGGCGCTCGCCTCGCCGAGGCGGCGCTGCCCGCGCGGCTTGCGGGCCTGCGCACCGATGCGGCGGTGCTGGAACTGCAGACCGATCCCGAAACGCGCTACGATCGCTTCGATACGGTGCTCGCCACGATCAAGCGCGCCAACATCGTCAAGCTGGGCTTTGTCGGCAATCAGCCGCTAAAGGATTGA
- a CDS encoding ABC-F family ATP-binding cassette domain-containing protein, with translation MAAPVLSYEGLGLVQGSGWLFRNLDLHVGERDRLALIGRNGAGKTTLLKLIAGAIDSDEGRRTIVPGTRVILLEQEPRMAGCTTLMDYVLSGDDAPAQHEAEAIADQLGIDLSREAATASGGERRRAAIARALAQDPDVLLLDEPTNHLDLGAIEWLEDWLTRYKGAFVVISHDRTFLTRLTRQTLWLDRGAIKRAEIGFGGFEAWTEQVYAEEERNAQRLDAKLKIEEHWLQRGVTGRRRRNQGRLTKLKEMRAERANMVGPQGTAALATASDGNQTKVVIDAKHVTKRFGERTIIKDLTFRVTKGDRIGIVGSNGAGKSTLLKMLTGELAPDEGEVKLSKTLDAIIIDQQRSLMAPDKRVRDVLADGGDWIDVQGARKHVHGYLKEFLFDPSIAEARIGTLSGGERSRLLLAREFARPSNLLVLDEPTNDLDLETLDLLQEVIADYAGTVVIVSHDRDFLDRTVTVTLGLDGSGTVDVVVGGYADWEAKRRPRNETKKASKAAAAAPVPEAPKVRTKLSYKDQRDYELLPKRIEEIDQTIARDEAALADPALYTKDPAKFAKLSDGIARLREEKDAAEMRWLELAEMVEGLG, from the coding sequence ATGGCTGCTCCGGTGCTTTCCTATGAAGGGCTGGGTCTCGTTCAGGGATCCGGCTGGCTTTTCCGCAATCTCGACCTGCATGTCGGCGAGCGCGATCGGCTCGCGCTGATCGGCCGCAACGGCGCGGGCAAGACGACGCTGCTCAAGCTGATCGCCGGCGCGATCGACAGCGACGAGGGCCGCCGCACGATCGTGCCCGGCACCCGCGTGATCCTGCTGGAGCAGGAACCGCGCATGGCCGGCTGCACCACGCTGATGGACTATGTCCTCTCCGGCGACGATGCGCCTGCCCAGCACGAGGCCGAGGCGATCGCCGACCAGCTCGGCATCGACCTGTCGCGCGAGGCCGCGACCGCCTCAGGCGGCGAGCGGCGCCGCGCCGCCATCGCCCGCGCGCTGGCGCAGGATCCGGACGTGCTGCTGCTCGACGAGCCGACCAACCATCTCGATCTCGGCGCGATCGAATGGCTGGAAGACTGGCTGACGCGCTACAAGGGTGCCTTCGTCGTCATCAGCCACGATCGAACCTTCCTCACCCGCCTGACCCGCCAGACGCTGTGGCTTGATCGTGGCGCGATCAAGCGCGCGGAGATCGGCTTTGGCGGCTTCGAGGCGTGGACCGAGCAGGTCTATGCCGAGGAGGAGCGCAACGCCCAGCGCCTCGACGCCAAGCTCAAGATCGAGGAGCATTGGCTCCAGCGCGGCGTCACCGGCCGTCGGCGGCGCAACCAGGGGCGGCTGACCAAGCTCAAGGAAATGCGGGCCGAACGGGCGAACATGGTGGGGCCGCAGGGCACCGCCGCACTCGCCACCGCGTCCGACGGCAACCAGACCAAGGTGGTGATCGACGCCAAGCACGTGACCAAGCGCTTCGGCGAACGCACCATCATCAAGGACCTCACCTTCCGCGTCACCAAGGGCGACCGGATCGGCATCGTCGGATCTAACGGTGCGGGCAAGTCGACCCTGCTCAAGATGCTGACCGGCGAGCTCGCCCCCGACGAGGGCGAGGTGAAGCTTTCAAAGACGCTGGATGCGATCATCATCGACCAGCAGCGCAGCCTGATGGCGCCCGACAAGCGCGTGCGCGACGTGCTGGCGGACGGCGGCGACTGGATCGACGTGCAGGGCGCGCGCAAGCACGTCCATGGCTATCTCAAGGAATTCCTGTTCGATCCGAGCATCGCCGAGGCGCGGATCGGCACGCTGTCGGGCGGCGAGCGCTCGCGGCTGCTGCTCGCGCGCGAATTTGCCCGCCCGTCCAACCTGCTGGTGCTCGACGAGCCGACCAACGATCTCGACCTCGAGACGCTGGACCTGCTCCAGGAAGTCATCGCCGATTATGCCGGCACGGTCGTGATCGTCAGCCACGATCGCGATTTCCTCGACCGCACGGTTACGGTCACACTGGGGCTGGACGGCAGCGGTACGGTGGACGTGGTGGTCGGTGGCTATGCCGACTGGGAAGCCAAGCGGCGGCCCAGGAACGAGACGAAGAAGGCGAGCAAGGCCGCCGCGGCAGCGCCCGTGCCGGAAGCGCCGAAGGTGCGCACGAAGCTCAGCTACAAGGACCAGCGTGACTATGAGCTGCTGCCCAAGCGGATCGAGGAAATCGACCAGACGATCGCCCGCGACGAGGCGGCACTGGCCGATCCGGCGCTCTACACAAAGGATCCGGCCAAGTTCGCCAAGCTAAGCGACGGCATCGCCCGGCTGCGCGAGGAAAAGGACGCCGCCGAGATGCGCTGGCTGGAGCTCGCCGAGATGGTCGAGGGGCTCGGCTGA
- a CDS encoding acyl-CoA thioesterase, with amino-acid sequence MPRFTLQITAGPADIDILGHVNNAVWVAWIQDIAGAHWAALATPEEQDQLIWVVTRHEIDYRGNVREGETVLAETWVPEAPRGARFNRHVRFLGPDGKVRVEAVTTWALIDRASGRLLRVPAELGERFVAATA; translated from the coding sequence ATGCCGCGCTTCACGCTCCAGATCACCGCCGGTCCCGCCGACATCGACATCCTCGGCCATGTCAACAATGCCGTGTGGGTTGCCTGGATCCAGGACATTGCCGGGGCCCATTGGGCCGCTCTGGCCACGCCCGAGGAGCAGGACCAGCTGATCTGGGTCGTGACCCGGCACGAGATCGACTATCGCGGCAATGTCCGCGAAGGCGAGACCGTGCTCGCCGAGACCTGGGTGCCGGAGGCGCCACGCGGTGCGCGATTCAACCGGCACGTCCGCTTTCTCGGCCCCGATGGCAAGGTGCGGGTCGAAGCGGTCACCACCTGGGCGCTGATCGATCGCGCCTCCGGACGGTTGCTCCGCGTCCCCGCGGAGCTGGGCGAACGCTTCGTCGCGGCGACCGCCTGA
- a CDS encoding DNA primase has translation MSGIQGPGDDGYDAEGYDESQRAEILEATSDGPDNGSLLTDLNPDLGGSEDDDDDLDELTMTDDEIGEEDDDADEDEDDLDEDDIQDDFDDEEVDEDDLDEELDDPDDAALRP, from the coding sequence ATGAGCGGCATCCAGGGTCCCGGCGACGACGGCTATGACGCGGAAGGCTATGACGAAAGCCAGCGCGCCGAAATTCTCGAGGCGACCAGCGACGGTCCCGACAATGGTTCGCTGCTGACCGATCTCAACCCCGATCTGGGCGGCAGCGAGGATGATGACGACGATCTCGACGAGCTCACCATGACCGACGACGAGATCGGCGAGGAAGACGACGACGCCGACGAGGACGAGGACGATCTCGACGAGGACGACATTCAGGACGACTTCGACGACGAGGAGGTCGACGAGGACGATCTGGACGAGGAACTCGACGATCCGGATGACGCAGCGCTGCGTCCGTAA
- a CDS encoding response regulator transcription factor, producing the protein MRLLIVEDEPNLGIQLRTALEGAGYAVDLATDGEEGHFLGSTEQYDAIILDLGLPEIDGLTVLDRWRKEGKTTPVLVLTARDSWSDKVAGLDAGADDYVAKPFQTEELIARLRALIRRASGNASAELTAGDIRLDTRSGKVTKAGEPVKLTAQEYKLLSYLLHHKGKVVSRTELIEHIYDQDFDRDSNTIEVFVTRIRKKLGADVITTIRGLGYSLDEANFG; encoded by the coding sequence ATGCGACTTCTGATCGTCGAGGACGAACCCAATCTCGGCATCCAGCTGCGCACCGCGCTGGAAGGCGCCGGCTATGCCGTCGACCTCGCGACGGACGGCGAGGAGGGGCATTTCCTCGGTTCGACCGAGCAATATGACGCGATCATCCTCGATCTCGGGCTGCCGGAGATCGACGGGCTGACCGTGCTCGATCGCTGGCGCAAGGAAGGCAAGACCACGCCGGTGCTGGTGCTCACCGCGCGCGACAGCTGGTCGGACAAGGTGGCAGGCCTGGATGCCGGCGCCGACGACTATGTCGCCAAGCCGTTCCAGACCGAGGAGCTGATCGCCCGGCTGCGCGCGCTGATCCGCCGCGCCTCGGGTAATGCCTCGGCCGAGCTGACCGCGGGCGACATCCGGCTCGACACGCGCTCGGGCAAGGTCACCAAGGCCGGCGAGCCGGTGAAGCTCACCGCGCAGGAATACAAGCTGCTCAGCTACCTGCTCCACCACAAGGGCAAGGTGGTAAGCCGCACCGAACTGATCGAGCATATCTACGATCAGGATTTCGATCGTGATTCGAACACGATCGAAGTGTTCGTCACCCGCATCCGCAAGAAGCTGGGCGCCGATGTGATCACCACCATCCGGGGTCTCGGCTACAGCCTGGACGAAGCAAACTTCGGCTGA
- a CDS encoding ATP-binding protein, which produces MTDPLIRIAEALERLSPPPAPPADLEAHPAYVWRGREIVPARDFTPTPLALLQGVDKQRTALLANLERLSAGHAAQDALLWGARGTGKSALVKGAIAAVQAQGGRLALVEAVTTHLETLPDLFALLATTDRPFAIFLDDLGFDAAADARALRSLLEGGAEARPAHCRLFVTSNRRHLLPRDIDAQSSAINPRDSIDDDLALADRFGLSLGFHVVDQDTYVAIVRGYAEAHGLQFDPADAIQWATRRGSRSGRVAWQYVVELAGRQGKRL; this is translated from the coding sequence ATGACCGATCCGCTGATCCGCATCGCCGAAGCACTGGAACGTCTGTCGCCGCCGCCCGCGCCGCCGGCCGATCTGGAGGCGCATCCCGCCTATGTCTGGCGCGGGCGCGAAATCGTGCCGGCACGCGACTTCACCCCCACCCCGCTGGCGCTGCTGCAGGGCGTGGACAAGCAACGGACGGCGCTGCTCGCCAATCTGGAGCGGCTGTCTGCCGGCCATGCCGCGCAGGACGCGCTGTTGTGGGGCGCACGCGGCACCGGCAAGTCGGCGCTGGTCAAGGGAGCGATTGCGGCCGTGCAGGCGCAGGGCGGGCGCTTGGCGCTGGTGGAGGCGGTGACCACCCATCTCGAAACGCTTCCGGACTTGTTCGCGCTGCTGGCGACGACCGATCGGCCCTTTGCGATATTCCTCGACGATCTGGGCTTCGACGCCGCCGCCGATGCGCGGGCATTGCGATCACTGCTCGAAGGGGGCGCCGAAGCGCGGCCGGCGCATTGCCGCCTGTTCGTCACCTCGAACCGACGCCATCTGCTCCCGCGCGACATCGACGCGCAATCCAGCGCGATCAACCCCCGCGACTCCATCGACGACGATCTCGCGCTCGCGGACCGGTTCGGCCTGTCGCTCGGCTTTCACGTCGTCGACCAGGATACCTATGTCGCCATCGTTCGCGGCTATGCCGAAGCGCATGGGCTGCAGTTCGACCCTGCCGACGCGATCCAATGGGCGACGCGGCGCGGCAGCCGGTCCGGACGGGTGGCCTGGCAATATGTCGTCGAACTGGCCGGTCGCCAGGGGAAACGTTTGTAA
- a CDS encoding extensin family protein: MVSRRLTRPLAGLALPVLLSACIFGSGGGGEKRPAPAPSKPRQSGPITLNGPTPRETQQCFTDLSRAGVRYSPLPDRDFGGGCIVQGAVQLLDIGVPVGGIKSMRCPLARAFTGWVQFAVAPAARQILGSDLVRVDTFGTYVCRAIVGGSQPGSKLSEHGRANAVDVSGFVLKDGRRITILKDWTNPDPAIRSFLETIHGSACRRFATVLSPNYNYVHRDHFHLDMGRGPFCA; this comes from the coding sequence ATGGTCTCTCGTCGCCTAACCCGCCCCCTGGCCGGCCTGGCGCTGCCGGTGCTGCTCTCGGCGTGCATCTTCGGCAGCGGCGGCGGCGGGGAGAAGCGTCCGGCGCCCGCCCCGTCGAAGCCGCGGCAGAGCGGCCCGATCACGCTCAACGGACCCACGCCGCGCGAGACGCAGCAATGCTTCACCGATCTCAGCCGCGCCGGGGTCCGCTACAGTCCGCTGCCGGATCGTGACTTTGGCGGCGGCTGCATCGTGCAAGGCGCCGTGCAGCTGCTCGACATCGGCGTGCCCGTGGGCGGCATCAAGTCGATGCGCTGCCCGCTTGCCCGCGCCTTCACCGGCTGGGTGCAATTCGCCGTGGCGCCGGCGGCGCGGCAGATCCTGGGCAGCGATCTGGTTCGGGTGGACACGTTCGGGACCTATGTCTGCCGGGCGATCGTCGGCGGCTCCCAGCCGGGTAGCAAACTGTCGGAACATGGCCGCGCCAATGCCGTCGATGTCTCGGGGTTCGTGCTGAAGGACGGGCGGCGGATCACTATCCTCAAGGATTGGACCAACCCAGACCCGGCCATCCGCAGCTTTCTCGAGACGATCCACGGCTCCGCCTGCAGACGTTTCGCTACCGTGTTGAGCCCGAACTATAATTATGTCCATCGCGACCATTTCCACCTCGACATGGGTCGCGGCCCCTTCTGCGCCTGA
- a CDS encoding PEPxxWA-CTERM sorting domain-containing protein yields MRIQARLAAAVALLGVAAPAHAATVIGQLSFTGYVRPVGGTGMATATGLDFYSFGSPLSGDLGTPGTITSVLGGTGIFTGAFCLGPCGTIQDLPTFSTGAINSFFNIQSVVYFDLATIKSVTRTPDGLGGGLKVIASGIFRIAGYDPTPGVMTLTTQGSGLTSFSATAVNAVPEPASWAMMIAGFGMAGAMLRTTRRVRVRYATR; encoded by the coding sequence ATGCGTATTCAAGCACGGCTCGCGGCCGCAGTAGCGTTGTTGGGCGTCGCTGCGCCAGCGCATGCAGCCACGGTCATCGGACAGTTGAGCTTCACCGGCTATGTTCGCCCCGTCGGTGGGACCGGCATGGCGACCGCGACAGGCCTCGATTTTTACAGCTTCGGTTCGCCGTTGAGCGGAGACCTTGGCACCCCCGGGACGATTACGAGTGTCCTTGGCGGGACCGGGATCTTTACCGGCGCCTTCTGCCTCGGCCCTTGCGGTACCATTCAGGATCTGCCGACCTTCTCCACCGGCGCTATCAATTCGTTCTTCAATATTCAGTCGGTCGTCTATTTCGATTTGGCCACGATCAAGTCGGTCACCCGCACCCCCGATGGGCTGGGTGGCGGCCTGAAGGTCATCGCATCCGGCATCTTCCGCATCGCCGGCTATGATCCGACGCCGGGGGTGATGACGCTCACCACGCAAGGCTCGGGCCTTACCAGCTTCTCCGCGACGGCGGTGAATGCGGTGCCCGAACCGGCAAGCTGGGCGATGATGATCGCGGGATTCGGCATGGCGGGCGCCATGCTGCGCACGACGCGGCGCGTTCGGGTACGCTACGCGACGCGCTGA